The genomic DNA GGGCTCCTGCGGAACCGGTCGCTGCGGGGCCGGCGGGCGCGGGGCGCCGAAGTCGTTCCCGCCCTGCGTGCCACCCACCTGCGGACGCTCGAACTGTCCCGTGACGGCCGGGTTCTGACGACCCGGCAGGTCGCGCCGCCCGGTCGAGCCGTTGTCGTAGCCCTGGGTGGCGGCGAACCGGTCGGCCGCAGCCTGGCCGTTCGGCGCAGGCTGACCGCCGAAGACGTCCGAGCGGACGAAGGCTCCGCCGTCCTGCTGCGGGGCGGCCGGCTCGGGCCGCGCGAACTGGTCGTTCTGCGGGGCGTCCTGGCCGAACCGAGCCTGGTCGTACTGGTCCTGGCCGGGCGTGGCCTGACCGTACTGGCCCGGTGCGTACTGGTCCTGCCCGTACTGACCCTGCTGCCCGTACTGGTCCTCGTACTCGTTCCGCGCGTCGTACTGGTTCTGGCCGGGCTGGGCGAACTGGCCCGTGTCCTGCGACTCGTCCCGCCGGGGCGCCGGGGCGTCGAAGTCGGGGCGGGCGAACTCGGCCGTGGCGGCGGGGGACTGGGGCTCGCCGAACCGGGGCACGGCCGGCATCTCGGCGGTCGAGCCCGGGCCCTGACGCTCGTCGAGGCGCGGCGTCCGGTCGGTGCGGGAACTGTCCGGCTCGTCGTGACCGCGCGGGGCGTCCAGCGAGGCCCGCGGCACCGGCGGCTGCGCGTTCTCGTCGCTCCAGCTGGGCACCCGCGGCTGCGGGTTCCCGCCGGGCAGTTCGGCCCGCGGACCGCCGCGCGGCGGCAGCTGCGGACGACGGCCCTGCTCGGCGTCGCCGTTGCCGCCCCGCTTGCGCTGCGGAGGCGCGCCGGGAGTGCGGCTGCCGCCGAACATGTCCTGGCCCTGCGAGGCGTTGTTCGCCGGCGCGTTGCCCTGCGGCGCGTTCATGCCCGCGGCCTGCAGGCCCTGCGGAGCACCGGGCGCCTGCTGACCGGCACCGGCACCCGCGCCGGCCGGAGCCGGACGGTTCTGCTGGCCCGGGACCGCGGGGGACTGCGGACCGCGCGCGCCACCCGGCGCACCCGGGCGGCCGCCCGCGTCGCGCCCGGGCAGTGCGGCCCGCGGTCCCTGGCCGGCACCGAGCCGGCCGGCCGGCGCACCGGCGCCGAGGGCACCGCCGCCGCTTCCACCGCCGAAGGCACCGCTGCCCGCGAGGGCACCGCCGCCCTGGCCGCCACGGCGGGCCGCGGCGACACCGGCGGCCGCCTGGGCGGCGGCCGGACCGCCGTTGCCCGCGCCGGGCTGACCCGGCTTGGGCTGCGGCTTGCGGCCGCCCTGGGCGACGTCGACGGGCAGCATGACCAGCGCGGTGGTACCGCCGGAGTCGGAGGGACGCAGCTGGATCCGGATGCCGTGGCGCTGCGAGAGGCGGCCGACCACGAACAGACCCATGCGGCGGGAGACGGAGACGTCCACGGTGGGCGGCGAGGCGAGCCGCTCGTTGATCGCGGCCAGGTCCTCCGGCGAGAGGCCGATGCCGGTGTCGTGGATCTCGATCAGCACCCGGCCGTCGGGCAGCGCGTGACCGGTGACCTTGACCTTGGTCTGCGGGGAGGAGAACGAGGTCGCGTTCTCCAGCAGCTCGGCGAGCAGGTGCACGAGGTCGTTGACCACGCGGCCGGCGACCTCGGTGCTCGGCACCGAGGCGAGCTCGATGCGCTCGTACTGCTCCACCTCGGAGGCGGCGGCACGGAGCACGTCGACCAGCGGCACCGGACGGGTCCAGCGGCGGCCGGGCTCCTCACCCGCGAGGACGAGGAGGTTCTCACCGTTACGGCGCATACGCGTGGCGAGGTGGTCGAGCTTGAACAGCGAGGAGAGCTGGTCCGGGTCGGCCTCGCGGGACTCCAGTTCGGAGATGAGCGAGAGCTGACGCTGGATGAGGCCCTGGGAACGGCGCGAGAGGTTGGTGAACATCGCGTTGACGTTGCCCCGCAGCAGGGCCTGCTCGGCGGCGAGGCGGACCGCCTCGCGGTGCACGTCGTCGAAGGCCGCGGCCACTCGGCCGATCTCGTCCCGGGAGTGCACACCGACCGACTCCACCGAGGTGTCGACGTCCTGCGGGTCGGTCTCGGAGAGCTGCTTGACCAGCTCGGGCAGGCGGTCCTGGGCGACCTTGGTCGCGGTGTCCTCCAGGCGGCGCAGCGAGCGGATCATGGACCGGGCCACGACGAACGCGCCGACCAGGGAGACGCCGAGCACGAGCAGGATGAGGACACCGGAGATGATGGCCTCTTGCTCGGACTCGTTGCGCAGCTCGCGGGCCTGCTGCTCCATGTCCTCCAGCAGCTTCAGCTCGATGTTCTTCATCTGCTGGATCTTGGTGGAGCTGTCGTCCAGCCAGTCCTGGTAGGACCGGGCCTTCAGGCTGGCCAGACCGTCCTTCTTGCCGACGGCGCGGCCGGCGTACTGGTCGGACGCCTCGATCACCGGGTTGCCCTCGGAGATCGGCTTGAGCAGGTCCTCCGCGCCCTCGCCGTAGATGCTGGTGAAGCTGCGGATCTCGGACGTCTGACTCTGCAGCGCGGACTGGGCGTACAGCCGGTCGTTCTCGGCGAGATCGCCCTTGCTGGTGTTGTTCGCGGGGAGGGCCGCGGCGAGGACCGCGCGCTGGATGGACGCGTACTCCTTGGCCGAGGAGAAGGCCGACAGGGCGCGGGTGCGCTGGATCATGTCGGGGTTGCTGGTCGCCTCCGCCATGTCCTGCGAGAGGTCGAGCAGGTGGGTGATCAGGCGGTGGTAGGCCTCGACCGTCTGGGTCGAGTTGTCCTGCGCCGTGTACGCCGTGCTGCGGATCTTGGTCAGGTCGTTCAGGTCGCTCGCGATGCCGACGAGGCTGTCGCGGACGCCGACGAGCTTGCCGTCCTTGCTCGCCGCGTCGATCTGCTCGGACTTGTCGAGGAAGTTCTTCAGGGCCCGGTCGGTCTGCTCACGGTCGCCCTTGACGGCGATCGCGCTGGACTTCGAGCCGTGGGCCAGCGGACCGGCGGACTGGTCGCGCTCCTCCTGGAGCGCGGCGGCCAGCTCCGTGGCCTGCTTGGTCATCTCGGTCAGCAGCTTCATGTTCTCGAGCTGCTGGATGTCGTCCAGCGACTGGTTGATGCGCAGCGCGCCCAGCGAGGTCGCCGCGACCACCGGAAGCGCCAGCAGCGACACCAGACGGGTGGAGATCCGCCAGTTGCGCAGGGCTATTCGCGGGCCGGGGCCGGTCGAGCCCTTGGCCGGCTTGCTGGGCGACTGCTGGCCGGGAGCGGACGGGCCGGCGGCCTGACCGGCGCGCTCCCCGTTGTCGCCGGGCTGGGTCTGGCCCGGGTTCTGGGCGTGCTGGGGCGAGGAGCTGACGGCCTTGGGGCCAGTCCCGCCCTGCGGCTCCGGCTCCGCCGAAGCGCTGCCATCCCTCTTGAAACGTCCCTGCACTAGCGTCGCAACCTCTGGACCAGGCGCCCCTCCGCGTGAACGGCTGGGCACGGTGTCGGCGTCAAAGGGGCGCCCTGAATACGCCCCTGTGTTGGTCGTGAGTGACCGGCGCTGGTTCCCCCTTCTCACCGCCGCTCGGCGCTGGTGTGCGCCCCCTGTGCGCCGGCTCGATCCCGCGGCGGTCCGTGGAATTCCAGCACAGTGCAGGATCTCCAACAAGGCCCGTGGGGCAGGCCGTGAGATACGTGACAGCACGTGAGGGCCGAGTCACCAGACGTAGAAGGTGATCACCCGCAAACCGGACGTATGTCCGCGAGTCGTCGAGGTGCGGAGGGTGTCCCAGTCGACATGATCAGCAGCGGAATGATGCCTTCAGGTGTGCAATGTCGGTTTAGTCGGAGTGCGCTTGCCGTCGCAATTGACCGGTTTGACCCTTGATAAGTGAGCAAACTCACATCCGGATCATGGACTCCTCCACGGTTCACGGGGAATCGCGTGTTTAGCCTGACGCTTTACAGAGAAGGCAAAACCGACAACCCGCGCCCTCGCAGGGGCTTCAGCCGCTCCTCGGGCGCCCGGACACGACAGGGCCACGTACAACCGTGAAGACGACGATGATGTTCCACAAGATCGCCAACCCGCGGCGCACGACGCTGGCGCACCTCCAGGACGCCGACGAACTGCAGACGCCGGAGCAGCCGGAGCACGCCGTCGAGCTCCCCGCCCAGACCGCCAACCCCCGCCGCACGATCCTCATGGAGGCCCCGGTCGCGGCGTCGGTCGCAGAGTAGTACGACACCGGGACGAGGACCGTTCAGCGTCTGCCCGGGCAGGCCCGCCGCGTTAGCCTGGAGCGTCAGACTTCAGCCAGCTCAGTCAAGGGGCCAAGCAACCCGTGCGCATCGCCAGGTTCTCCATCGACGGGAACGTCGCCTTCGGCGCGGTCGAGGGCGACCAGCCGGACCAGCTCGTCCTCGACATCATCAAGGGCATCCCGTTCGCGGACTACGAGCTCTCCGGCACCAAGGTGCCCCTGAGCAAGGTGCGGCTCCTGCCGCCGGTACTCCCCAGCAAGGTCGTCGCCTTCGGCCGCAACTACGCCGAGCACGCCCGTGAACTCGGCAACGAGGTGCCCGACGCGCCGTTCGCCTTCTTCAAGCCGTCCACCTCCGTGATCGGCCCCGGCGACGCCATCCAGTACCCCTCCTTCACCGAGGAACTGCACCACGAGGCCGAACTGGCCGTCGTCATCGGCCGCATGTGCCGCGAGGTCCCGCGCGAGCGCGTCCAGGACGTCATCTTCGGCTACACCTGCGCCAACGACGTCACCGCCCGCGACGTGCAGCGCCGCGAGAAGCAGTGGGCCAGGGCCAAGGGCTTCGACTCCTCCTGCCCGCTCGGCCCCTGGGTGGAGACGGACCTCGACCTCGCGGCCGCGGGCGACCTGACCGTCCAGCTCACGGTCAACGGCGCCCAGCGCCAGCTCGGCCGCACCAGCGAGATGATCCACTCCATCGAGGATCTGATCGTCAACATCTCCGAGGCGATGACGCTGCTCCCCGGCGACGTGATCCTCACGGGCACCCCGGCCGGCGTCGGCCCCCTCAACGTCGGCGACGAGGTCGCCGTCACCATCGAAGGCATCGGCACTCTCACCAACAAGGTTGTCAAGCGTGGCTAGCGCATCCGGCTCCTCCGTACGCGTCCGTTTCTGTCCGTCCCCCACCGGCAACCCCCACGTGGGCCTGGTCCGCACCGCCCTGTTCAACTGGGCCTTCGCGCGCCACCACCAGGGCACCCTGGTCTTCCGCATCGAGGACACCGACGCGGCCCGCGACTCCGAGGAGTCCTACAACCAGCTGCTCGACTCGATGCGCTGGCTGGGCTTCGACTGGGACGAGGGCCCCGAGATCGGCGGCCCGCACGCGCCGTACCGCCAGTCGCAGCGGATGGACATCTACCGGGACGTCGCCGCCAAGCTCCTCGACGCCGGTCACGCCTACCGCTGCTACTGCTCCCAGGAGGAGCTGGACACCCGCCGCGAGGCCGCCCGGGCCGCCGGCAGGCCCTCCGGCTACGACGGCCACTGCCGCGACCTGACCGACGCGCAGGTCGCGGAGTACACGTCCCAGGGCCGCGAGCCCATCGTCCGCTTCCGGATGCCCGACGAGGCGATCACCTTCACGGACCTGGTCCGCGGCGAGATCACCTACCTCCCGGAGAACGTCCCGGACTACGGCATCGTCCGCGCCAACGGGGCGCCCCTCTACACGCTCGTCAACCCGGTCGACGACGCCCTGATGGAGATCACCCACGTCCTGCGCGGCGAGGACCTGCTCTCCTCCACCCCGCGCCAGATCGCCCTGTACAAGGCGCTGATCGAGCTGGGCGTCGCCAAGGAGATCCCCGCCTTCGGCCACCTGCCGTACGTCATGGGCGAGGGCAACAAGAAGCTGTCCAAGCGCGACCCGCAGTCGAGCCTCAACCTCTACCGCGAGCGCGGCTTCCTCCCCGAGGGCCTGCTCAACTACCTCTCCCTCCTCGGCTGGTCGCTCTCCGCCGACCAGGACATCTTCACCATCGAGGAGATGGTCGCCGCCTTCGACGTCTCCGACGTCCAGCCCAACCCGGCGCGGTTCGACCTGAAGAAGTGCGAGGCGATCAACGCCGACCACATCCGCCTGCTGGAGGTCAAGGACTTCGCCGAGCGCTGCCGCCCCTGGCTGAAGGCCCCCGCCGCCCCCTGGGCGCCCGAGGACTTCGACGAGGCCAAGTGGCAGGCGATCGCGCCGCACGCGCAGACCCGCCTCAAGGTCCTCTCCGAGATCACCGACAACGTCGACTTCCTCTTCCTGCCGGAGCCGGTCCTCGACGAGGCGAGCTGGGCCAAGGCGATGAAGGAGGGCTCGGACGCGCTCCTGAGCACGGCCCGCGAGAAGCTCGACGCCGCCGACTGGACGTCCCCCGAGTCCCTCAAGGAGGCCGTCCTGGCCGCCGGCGAGGCTCACGGCCTCAAGCTCGGCAAGGCCCAGGCCCCCGTCCGCGTCGCCGTCACCGGCCGCACGGTCGGCCTGCCCCTCTTCGAGTCCCTGGAGGTCCTGGGCAAGGAGAAGGCGCTGGCCCGGATCGACGCGGCGCTGGCACGGCTCGCGGCATAACCGGCAGTGTGTGTGAAGGGCGGCGTCCGCACGGGCGCCGCCCTTCTTGTACCCCGCCCGGCTCCCTCCGCCCGGCGCCCTCCGCGAG from Streptomyces sp. CB09001 includes the following:
- a CDS encoding nitrate- and nitrite sensing domain-containing protein, whose protein sequence is MQGRFKRDGSASAEPEPQGGTGPKAVSSSPQHAQNPGQTQPGDNGERAGQAAGPSAPGQQSPSKPAKGSTGPGPRIALRNWRISTRLVSLLALPVVAATSLGALRINQSLDDIQQLENMKLLTEMTKQATELAAALQEERDQSAGPLAHGSKSSAIAVKGDREQTDRALKNFLDKSEQIDAASKDGKLVGVRDSLVGIASDLNDLTKIRSTAYTAQDNSTQTVEAYHRLITHLLDLSQDMAEATSNPDMIQRTRALSAFSSAKEYASIQRAVLAAALPANNTSKGDLAENDRLYAQSALQSQTSEIRSFTSIYGEGAEDLLKPISEGNPVIEASDQYAGRAVGKKDGLASLKARSYQDWLDDSSTKIQQMKNIELKLLEDMEQQARELRNESEQEAIISGVLILLVLGVSLVGAFVVARSMIRSLRRLEDTATKVAQDRLPELVKQLSETDPQDVDTSVESVGVHSRDEIGRVAAAFDDVHREAVRLAAEQALLRGNVNAMFTNLSRRSQGLIQRQLSLISELESREADPDQLSSLFKLDHLATRMRRNGENLLVLAGEEPGRRWTRPVPLVDVLRAAASEVEQYERIELASVPSTEVAGRVVNDLVHLLAELLENATSFSSPQTKVKVTGHALPDGRVLIEIHDTGIGLSPEDLAAINERLASPPTVDVSVSRRMGLFVVGRLSQRHGIRIQLRPSDSGGTTALVMLPVDVAQGGRKPQPKPGQPGAGNGGPAAAQAAAGVAAARRGGQGGGALAGSGAFGGGSGGGALGAGAPAGRLGAGQGPRAALPGRDAGGRPGAPGGARGPQSPAVPGQQNRPAPAGAGAGAGQQAPGAPQGLQAAGMNAPQGNAPANNASQGQDMFGGSRTPGAPPQRKRGGNGDAEQGRRPQLPPRGGPRAELPGGNPQPRVPSWSDENAQPPVPRASLDAPRGHDEPDSSRTDRTPRLDERQGPGSTAEMPAVPRFGEPQSPAATAEFARPDFDAPAPRRDESQDTGQFAQPGQNQYDARNEYEDQYGQQGQYGQDQYAPGQYGQATPGQDQYDQARFGQDAPQNDQFARPEPAAPQQDGGAFVRSDVFGGQPAPNGQAAADRFAATQGYDNGSTGRRDLPGRQNPAVTGQFERPQVGGTQGGNDFGAPRPPAPQRPVPQEPAGQNTNGTPAQRPGDGWALPPASGPGDGRTPLYDTLETNWFHGDREARAQQAAPVASPEPQAAQPQTPAAPQRPATSAWRSSPNDDLVRQAERVRQPAAGGVTTSGLPRRVPRANLVPGTAQQQSHQSGPAVSRAPDDVRGRLTNLRRGIAQGRQAGTNQTGSYPRPTHQQER
- a CDS encoding fumarylacetoacetate hydrolase family protein, yielding MRIARFSIDGNVAFGAVEGDQPDQLVLDIIKGIPFADYELSGTKVPLSKVRLLPPVLPSKVVAFGRNYAEHARELGNEVPDAPFAFFKPSTSVIGPGDAIQYPSFTEELHHEAELAVVIGRMCREVPRERVQDVIFGYTCANDVTARDVQRREKQWARAKGFDSSCPLGPWVETDLDLAAAGDLTVQLTVNGAQRQLGRTSEMIHSIEDLIVNISEAMTLLPGDVILTGTPAGVGPLNVGDEVAVTIEGIGTLTNKVVKRG
- the gltX gene encoding glutamate--tRNA ligase; the encoded protein is MASASGSSVRVRFCPSPTGNPHVGLVRTALFNWAFARHHQGTLVFRIEDTDAARDSEESYNQLLDSMRWLGFDWDEGPEIGGPHAPYRQSQRMDIYRDVAAKLLDAGHAYRCYCSQEELDTRREAARAAGRPSGYDGHCRDLTDAQVAEYTSQGREPIVRFRMPDEAITFTDLVRGEITYLPENVPDYGIVRANGAPLYTLVNPVDDALMEITHVLRGEDLLSSTPRQIALYKALIELGVAKEIPAFGHLPYVMGEGNKKLSKRDPQSSLNLYRERGFLPEGLLNYLSLLGWSLSADQDIFTIEEMVAAFDVSDVQPNPARFDLKKCEAINADHIRLLEVKDFAERCRPWLKAPAAPWAPEDFDEAKWQAIAPHAQTRLKVLSEITDNVDFLFLPEPVLDEASWAKAMKEGSDALLSTAREKLDAADWTSPESLKEAVLAAGEAHGLKLGKAQAPVRVAVTGRTVGLPLFESLEVLGKEKALARIDAALARLAA